From Bacillus sp. SM2101, a single genomic window includes:
- a CDS encoding fatty acid--CoA ligase, which translates to MYMTIARLFEQTVAKFPEKEALVDVAKGYRLTYEQWDIEVNKLANALLSSGVQKGDRVSTYLFNTSELATVLVACAKIGAIFNPINFRLQPKEVAYILSDAEPKVLLFEKALEPHIFAIHEEFTNTSFWYINEDTPSYAVSYDERLKLASRVQPQVKINEDDLYAIMYTSGTTGRPKGVLHRHRDMVEQSIICLTALKITDKDRGLVTAPMFHCAELHCCFIPRIHVGATNVILHHFDPQSVLKTIEGEKISVLFAAPTMWNMLLQEQIEPKSLTSLRLGLYGAAPMAPVLVKSIKEIMGIDLIQAYGMTEMGPAVSFLMEDEQLLKVGSAGRACINHEIRIVRPNDDGPADPENVLSPGEVGEIIVRGPCMMEGYFNRTEASDKAMYKGWYHSGDLGYLDQGGYLYVADRVDDMIISGGENVYPREVEDVLHAYDGVLDVAVLGEPDEVWGEKVIAIIVKKNPQLTAEMLEDYLKNSDQLANYKRPRKYVFIDALPRNASGKIQKFLLREQLTNTQV; encoded by the coding sequence TTGTACATGACTATTGCCAGATTATTTGAACAAACGGTCGCTAAATTTCCTGAGAAGGAAGCGTTGGTCGATGTTGCTAAAGGTTATAGGTTAACTTATGAACAATGGGACATCGAGGTAAATAAGTTAGCAAATGCGTTACTTTCCTCAGGGGTGCAAAAGGGTGATAGAGTATCAACCTATCTTTTTAACACGAGTGAACTAGCAACGGTCCTTGTAGCTTGTGCTAAAATTGGTGCTATATTTAATCCAATAAATTTTAGGCTGCAACCAAAAGAGGTAGCTTACATTTTAAGTGATGCAGAACCAAAAGTACTTTTATTTGAGAAAGCCTTAGAACCTCATATATTTGCAATTCATGAAGAATTTACAAACACCTCCTTCTGGTATATAAACGAAGATACTCCTTCTTATGCAGTAAGTTATGATGAAAGATTAAAACTAGCTTCTCGAGTACAACCTCAAGTGAAAATTAACGAAGATGATCTCTACGCAATTATGTATACGAGTGGTACGACAGGAAGGCCTAAAGGTGTCCTTCACCGTCACCGTGATATGGTTGAACAAAGTATTATTTGCCTTACCGCTCTGAAAATAACTGATAAAGATCGAGGTCTTGTCACAGCGCCGATGTTTCATTGTGCTGAATTACATTGTTGCTTCATACCGAGGATACATGTCGGAGCAACTAATGTCATACTCCACCATTTTGATCCACAAAGCGTGTTAAAAACAATTGAAGGAGAAAAAATCTCAGTTTTGTTTGCAGCACCTACGATGTGGAATATGCTGTTGCAGGAACAAATTGAACCTAAATCACTCACTTCATTACGCTTAGGGCTGTATGGTGCAGCGCCAATGGCTCCTGTATTAGTAAAGTCAATAAAAGAGATAATGGGAATTGATTTAATACAAGCATATGGTATGACGGAGATGGGTCCTGCGGTTTCGTTTCTTATGGAAGATGAACAATTACTCAAAGTAGGGTCTGCTGGCAGAGCATGCATAAACCACGAAATACGTATAGTACGGCCGAATGATGATGGCCCTGCAGATCCGGAGAATGTTCTGTCTCCAGGAGAAGTAGGGGAAATCATTGTTAGGGGTCCTTGTATGATGGAAGGATATTTTAATCGTACTGAAGCATCGGATAAAGCGATGTATAAAGGATGGTATCATTCAGGAGATCTAGGCTATCTTGATCAAGGAGGATATTTATATGTAGCAGATAGAGTTGATGACATGATTATAAGTGGGGGAGAGAACGTATATCCGAGAGAAGTAGAGGACGTACTCCATGCATATGACGGAGTGCTAGATGTTGCAGTACTTGGCGAGCCAGATGAGGTATGGGGAGAAAAAGTCATAGCAATAATAGTTAAAAAAAATCCACAGCTAACGGCAGAGATGTTAGAAGACTACTTGAAAAATAGTGATCAGCTTGCAAATTATAAACGACCTAGAAAATATGTTTTTATAGATGCGCTACCTCGCAATGCGAGTGGAAAAATCCAAAAGTTTTTACTTCGAGAGCAATTGACTAACACTCAAGTATAA
- a CDS encoding long-chain fatty acid--CoA ligase, translated as MMNSPLLLPMMMEHAETYFPNKKVISRTALGKTTHTYKQIGERTRRLSSALQKLGINKGERVGTFAWNHHRHLEAYFGIPGIGAVLHTINIRLAPEHIVYIINHAEDKVLLIDEDLLPLIEKIKDELPTVRAYIIMTDKEDIPETILEPVFHYEKMLADADPTFPFDNNMDENDPAGICYTSATTGNPKGVVYSHRAIVLHSFALGLADSAAISESDVSLAVVPMFHANAWGLPFAGVWFGTTMVMPGSSFTPKILAQLMESEKVTIAAGVPTIWLGLLQVLEQGDYNLKSVTRILCGGSAAPKGMIKAFESKYGIPFIHAYGMTETSPLVVLSRLKSYQTNLSEEERLEIRSKQGYIVPGVEMKVIGKDGEVTWNGTEMGELCLRGPWVAEEYYHDDRSKDAFRDGWLHTGDVVTVDQEGVIKIVDRTKDLIKSGGEWISSVDLENALMAHEEVFEAAVIAVPHERWQERPIACVVMKEGRNAVTKEELYEYLRPQFVKWWLPDDIVFMKEIPKTSVGKFLKRALREQLKEHLQKR; from the coding sequence ATGATGAATTCACCGTTACTTTTGCCAATGATGATGGAGCACGCTGAAACATATTTTCCGAACAAGAAGGTTATCTCTCGAACGGCACTAGGAAAAACAACGCATACGTATAAGCAAATTGGTGAGAGAACTAGACGTTTATCAAGTGCATTGCAAAAACTGGGAATCAACAAAGGGGAACGTGTTGGAACGTTTGCGTGGAACCACCATCGCCATCTTGAAGCGTATTTTGGCATACCTGGGATTGGAGCTGTTCTTCATACAATTAATATTCGCCTAGCTCCTGAACATATCGTCTATATTATTAATCATGCGGAGGACAAAGTTTTATTAATAGATGAGGATTTGCTTCCGCTTATTGAAAAAATTAAAGATGAGCTTCCAACTGTTCGAGCTTATATCATTATGACAGATAAAGAAGACATTCCTGAAACAATACTTGAACCGGTTTTCCACTATGAAAAAATGCTTGCTGATGCTGACCCAACCTTTCCATTTGACAATAATATGGATGAAAATGACCCAGCAGGTATATGTTATACATCAGCAACAACAGGGAACCCAAAAGGTGTTGTTTATTCTCACAGGGCAATTGTTCTACACAGTTTTGCATTAGGATTGGCCGACAGTGCAGCAATTTCTGAGAGTGATGTATCATTAGCAGTTGTACCGATGTTTCATGCTAATGCTTGGGGATTACCTTTTGCGGGGGTATGGTTTGGAACAACCATGGTTATGCCAGGATCTTCTTTTACTCCAAAGATATTAGCACAATTAATGGAGTCAGAAAAAGTGACAATAGCAGCTGGTGTTCCTACGATTTGGTTAGGGTTATTACAGGTTCTTGAACAAGGAGACTACAATTTAAAGAGTGTAACTAGGATTTTATGTGGTGGTTCTGCTGCACCAAAAGGAATGATAAAAGCATTTGAATCAAAATATGGCATCCCATTTATTCATGCATATGGAATGACTGAAACGAGCCCACTTGTTGTTTTATCTAGATTAAAAAGCTATCAAACTAACTTATCAGAGGAAGAGCGTTTAGAAATTCGGTCTAAGCAAGGTTATATTGTGCCGGGTGTTGAAATGAAAGTGATCGGTAAAGATGGCGAAGTAACATGGAACGGAACAGAAATGGGTGAGCTCTGTTTACGAGGTCCGTGGGTAGCAGAAGAATATTATCATGATGATAGAAGTAAAGATGCATTTCGTGATGGCTGGCTCCATACAGGTGATGTAGTAACAGTGGACCAAGAAGGAGTAATTAAAATCGTAGATCGAACAAAGGATCTTATTAAAAGTGGTGGTGAATGGATTTCATCTGTAGATTTAGAAAATGCTTTAATGGCTCATGAGGAAGTTTTTGAGGCTGCTGTCATTGCAGTTCCTCATGAAAGATGGCAAGAGCGACCAATTGCTTGTGTTGTAATGAAGGAAGGAAGAAATGCTGTAACGAAGGAAGAACTTTACGAGTATTTGCGCCCTCAGTTTGTCAAATGGTGGCTTCCAGATGATATCGTATTCATGAAAGAAATACCAAAGACATCAGTTGGAAAATTTTTAAAAAGAGCATTGAGAGAACAGTTAAAGGAGCATCTTCAAAAACGATAA
- a CDS encoding enoyl-CoA hydratase, producing MTTQSSTEVVLLTVEGRVATLELNRPKVLNAMDVEMIFSIVEKLHEVADSEADILVIKGSGKGFCSGGDIKSMLATAASAGPEDFEKMMNKINEMMETLYKLPLLTISAIHGPAAGLGLSFALASDYVMAEAHSIVAMNFIGIALVPDGGGHFFIERRVGEQKAKKIIWEGEKLPVAKALELGLIDQVVEDNFEEAVQAKVTEWLNKPTKTMLETKSIFKQMHLPTLKNILELEKQAQFKMRQTADHQEGIISFIEKRKPQFTGK from the coding sequence ATGACAACTCAAAGCTCTACTGAAGTAGTTCTATTAACAGTCGAAGGACGAGTGGCAACACTAGAATTAAATCGTCCGAAAGTTTTAAATGCAATGGACGTAGAAATGATTTTTAGTATAGTAGAAAAGCTTCATGAAGTTGCTGACAGTGAGGCAGACATACTTGTTATTAAAGGGAGCGGGAAAGGTTTTTGTTCAGGCGGTGACATTAAATCAATGCTAGCAACTGCCGCATCAGCTGGACCAGAAGACTTCGAAAAAATGATGAACAAAATAAACGAAATGATGGAAACGCTTTATAAGTTGCCACTATTAACGATTAGTGCAATCCATGGTCCTGCAGCTGGATTAGGGTTAAGCTTTGCTTTAGCGAGTGATTACGTAATGGCTGAAGCTCATTCGATTGTTGCGATGAACTTTATCGGGATCGCCTTAGTTCCTGACGGTGGGGGACATTTCTTTATCGAAAGACGAGTAGGTGAACAAAAGGCGAAAAAAATTATTTGGGAAGGCGAAAAACTTCCTGTAGCTAAGGCACTTGAGCTAGGCCTGATCGATCAAGTTGTTGAAGATAACTTCGAGGAAGCAGTTCAAGCTAAAGTTACTGAGTGGTTAAACAAACCTACCAAAACAATGTTAGAGACTAAAAGTATTTTTAAACAAATGCATTTACCTACATTAAAGAATATTCTTGAGTTAGAAAAGCAGGCCCAATTTAAAATGCGCCAAACGGCTGATCATCAAGAAGGTATTATCTCATTTATTGAGAAGAGAAAACCTCAATTTACAGGAAAATAA
- a CDS encoding YhzD family protein encodes MVYTLTVYDASGEKLLEKTFEASGDKEAKLKGEQWLVEANYQDKTHRCTSSQGKLILFHR; translated from the coding sequence ATTGTGTACACTTTAACAGTATATGATGCAAGCGGTGAGAAATTACTAGAAAAGACATTTGAAGCAAGCGGTGACAAAGAAGCAAAATTGAAAGGAGAACAATGGTTAGTTGAAGCAAACTACCAAGATAAAACGCACCGCTGTACGTCTTCACAAGGAAAACTAATTTTGTTTCACCGCTAA
- a CDS encoding ABC transporter ATP-binding protein, with product MGLKLENVTKRFGSFSAVDKLTIDIPEKEMFGFLGANGAGKTTTFRMILGLLDATEGNITWKGKPINYSSSHLVGYLPEERGLYPKLKVVEQIVYFGRLRGMDKAKVVKELDYWLERFKVPEYKNKKVEELSKGNQQKIQFISAVIHKPKLLILDEPFSGLDPVNVEQLKEAVIDLKNEGTSIVFSSHRMEHVEELCEHLCIMHHGKPVVHGSLKDIKRSFGKKNVMIDADFDLSDIKTLPGVVKVKDTALGVELQVENENVSQKILAQISNKGFIRKFMLEEPSLNDIFIEKVGASYHE from the coding sequence ATGGGGTTAAAGCTAGAGAATGTAACAAAACGTTTCGGCAGTTTTTCAGCTGTTGATAAGTTAACAATTGATATTCCAGAGAAAGAAATGTTTGGCTTCTTAGGGGCGAATGGGGCTGGAAAAACGACAACCTTTCGAATGATTTTAGGATTGTTAGATGCTACTGAAGGAAACATTACTTGGAAAGGAAAACCAATTAATTATTCATCAAGCCATTTAGTTGGTTATTTGCCAGAAGAACGAGGACTCTACCCAAAATTGAAGGTTGTCGAGCAGATTGTTTACTTTGGTAGGCTACGAGGGATGGACAAAGCAAAGGTGGTAAAAGAACTAGATTACTGGCTTGAACGATTCAAGGTTCCAGAATACAAGAATAAAAAAGTTGAAGAGTTATCTAAAGGTAACCAGCAAAAAATTCAATTTATTTCAGCTGTTATACATAAACCTAAATTACTTATTTTGGATGAACCATTTAGTGGCTTAGACCCAGTTAATGTTGAACAACTAAAAGAAGCTGTCATCGACTTGAAGAATGAAGGTACTTCAATCGTTTTCTCAAGCCATAGAATGGAACATGTAGAGGAATTATGTGAGCATTTATGTATTATGCATCACGGTAAACCTGTCGTTCATGGTAGCTTAAAAGATATTAAAAGATCATTTGGTAAAAAGAATGTAATGATCGACGCTGACTTTGATTTATCTGACATTAAAACGTTACCTGGTGTAGTCAAAGTTAAGGATACGGCACTAGGGGTGGAGCTGCAAGTAGAAAATGAGAATGTTTCACAAAAGATTCTTGCGCAAATTAGCAATAAGGGTTTTATAAGAAAATTTATGTTAGAAGAACCTTCGTTAAATGATATTTTTATAGAAAAGGTAGGTGCTTCTTATCATGAATAA
- a CDS encoding ABC transporter permease — protein MNKFWIIVSNTYMTKLKTKSFIISTLIIGLIVFALGNMQNIIDFFDKQDKATTIAVIDETEELFEPFKAQLEVFSEELTVEKYSGTEEEAALKVEEEDYTGFIILSYNEANLPQGTFKAMSITDNDVNTKLEQALQQLKTTIATSQIGLEPSQVEKLYEPVFFEKIALAEDAKTEEELMQARGIVYVLLFFIYISVIMYASMIATEVATEKTSRVMEIIISSVSPVTQMFGKILGIALLSLTQLAAILAIGYFSLSSNVDNIQNSGGVLEFFGFANIPASTIIYGFVFFILGYLLYSTLAAVLGSLVSRIEDVQQMIMPMTLLIVAAFMIAMFGLGVPEAPFITVTSYIPFFTPMIMFLRVGMLNLPWWEITLSITLLVGTIVALALFGAKVYRGGVLMYGKSSSFKDIKKALQLTKK, from the coding sequence ATGAATAAATTTTGGATTATTGTGTCAAATACCTACATGACCAAGTTAAAAACAAAATCGTTTATTATATCAACTCTTATCATAGGCTTAATAGTATTTGCTTTAGGAAATATGCAAAATATTATAGACTTTTTTGATAAACAAGATAAGGCAACAACGATTGCTGTAATTGACGAAACTGAGGAGTTATTTGAGCCTTTTAAAGCCCAGTTAGAGGTTTTTAGTGAAGAGTTAACCGTTGAGAAATATAGTGGGACAGAAGAAGAAGCCGCATTGAAGGTTGAAGAGGAAGATTATACTGGATTTATCATTCTTTCTTATAATGAAGCAAATTTACCTCAAGGAACCTTTAAGGCGATGAGTATAACTGATAATGATGTAAATACGAAGCTAGAACAAGCTTTACAGCAATTGAAAACAACGATTGCAACGAGTCAAATAGGACTTGAACCATCACAGGTGGAGAAATTATATGAACCAGTATTTTTCGAAAAAATAGCGCTTGCGGAGGATGCAAAAACAGAGGAAGAATTAATGCAAGCACGAGGCATTGTTTATGTGTTATTATTCTTTATTTATATCTCAGTCATCATGTATGCGAGCATGATAGCTACTGAAGTTGCTACAGAAAAAACTTCACGGGTAATGGAAATAATTATTTCGAGTGTTTCGCCTGTAACACAAATGTTTGGGAAGATTTTAGGTATTGCTCTTCTTAGCTTAACGCAGCTTGCAGCTATACTAGCAATAGGATACTTTTCATTATCAAGCAATGTAGATAATATTCAAAACAGTGGCGGGGTTTTAGAATTCTTTGGGTTTGCTAATATACCAGCATCTACGATTATATATGGTTTTGTATTTTTTATACTTGGTTATTTGTTATATTCAACACTTGCTGCAGTTCTAGGTTCGTTAGTGAGCAGGATTGAAGATGTACAGCAAATGATTATGCCAATGACGCTGTTAATCGTTGCAGCTTTTATGATCGCAATGTTTGGATTAGGAGTACCTGAAGCTCCCTTTATTACAGTCACATCTTATATACCGTTTTTTACTCCGATGATTATGTTTCTACGTGTAGGTATGTTAAATCTTCCTTGGTGGGAAATTACCTTAAGTATCACACTGTTAGTAGGGACAATTGTAGCGTTAGCATTATTCGGAGCGAAAGTATATCGCGGTGGTGTATTAATGTACGGAAAATCAAGCTCGTTTAAAGATATTAAAAAGGCGTTACAATTAACAAAAAAATAA
- a CDS encoding DUF2935 domain-containing protein: MQFYYGQQMPLRILDEAEFWKHQEEEHTVVIRELVKDLESEYVDQLKVWEETLKETHQHIVRFIETVIRSGNQISAKLHQDIMKLVQFCLQQSEEFIKLCRFLQRHSKPIQENQTAIVVIDHIIRESEYFIGISKALLYK, from the coding sequence TTGCAATTTTATTATGGGCAGCAAATGCCTTTACGAATACTTGATGAAGCTGAATTTTGGAAGCACCAGGAGGAGGAACATACTGTTGTCATTAGAGAGCTTGTTAAAGATCTAGAATCTGAATATGTAGATCAGTTAAAGGTATGGGAAGAAACACTTAAAGAAACACATCAACATATCGTTAGGTTTATTGAAACTGTCATACGCTCAGGTAATCAAATATCTGCTAAGCTCCATCAAGACATTATGAAACTAGTACAATTTTGCTTACAGCAGAGTGAAGAGTTTATTAAACTGTGCAGGTTCCTCCAAAGACATAGCAAGCCCATCCAAGAAAACCAAACTGCAATTGTAGTAATAGATCATATCATTCGTGAATCTGAGTACTTTATCGGTATTTCAAAAGCTTTATTATACAAATAG
- a CDS encoding DNA repair exonuclease translates to MEQIKFLHAADLHLDSPFVGLKKLPTQIFQRVMDSTFIALTNLVDIAIKEQVDFVILAGDIYDQEDRSIRAQTRLRKEMERLKKAQIEVYIVHGNHDYTNGSWIDITWPENVHIFSDETVECKTYKKEGKELVNLYGFSYRNRSVRNNMTDLYNKQGEVKFHIGILHGSSEGQTEHNNYAPFTVRQLIEKDFDYWALGHIHQRQVLCDNPPIIYPGNTQGRHRKEHGEKGCYLVNLSTTDVSYSFHPTTNLIWDQLEINIAQLETFEELLNVSYTKFEEIRSRNNGTLLSIEFIGSGPLHKVLQNEAQLEDFLLIIVDGEEERQDFVWVDKTIVNTSEGIEDKNIAQSPFLKDLVTMISEFEEYEEVLKPLFSHSQARKYLTEFSEEDIREIHNEAQKLLFRELY, encoded by the coding sequence ATGGAGCAAATCAAATTTCTACATGCAGCAGATTTGCATTTGGATAGTCCTTTTGTTGGATTAAAAAAGCTTCCCACACAAATATTTCAACGAGTAATGGATAGTACATTTATTGCTTTAACAAATCTTGTTGATATAGCAATAAAAGAACAAGTAGATTTTGTTATTCTAGCAGGTGATATTTATGACCAAGAGGATCGAAGCATAAGAGCCCAAACTCGATTGAGGAAAGAAATGGAAAGATTAAAAAAAGCACAAATAGAAGTATATATTGTGCACGGGAATCATGATTATACTAATGGATCATGGATAGATATAACGTGGCCTGAAAATGTACATATTTTTTCTGATGAAACAGTTGAATGTAAGACTTATAAAAAAGAAGGAAAAGAGCTTGTCAATTTATATGGGTTTAGTTATCGAAACAGATCTGTACGTAACAATATGACTGACCTGTATAACAAGCAAGGAGAAGTAAAATTTCATATTGGGATCCTACACGGCAGTTCTGAAGGACAAACAGAACATAATAATTACGCCCCGTTTACAGTTAGACAACTCATTGAAAAAGACTTTGATTATTGGGCATTAGGCCATATCCATCAACGTCAAGTTCTGTGTGATAACCCTCCAATTATATATCCGGGGAATACTCAAGGTAGGCATCGAAAGGAGCATGGTGAAAAAGGTTGTTATTTAGTGAACCTATCTACAACAGACGTATCTTATTCTTTTCATCCAACTACAAATCTCATTTGGGATCAATTAGAAATTAACATAGCGCAACTTGAAACATTTGAGGAATTGTTAAACGTAAGCTATACAAAATTCGAAGAGATTCGATCAAGGAATAATGGTACTCTACTATCTATTGAGTTTATTGGATCAGGACCACTTCATAAAGTATTGCAAAATGAAGCACAGTTAGAGGATTTCTTATTAATCATAGTTGATGGTGAAGAGGAAAGGCAAGATTTTGTCTGGGTTGACAAAACGATCGTTAATACTAGTGAAGGTATTGAGGATAAGAACATTGCGCAATCTCCTTTTCTTAAAGATTTAGTTACTATGATAAGCGAGTTCGAAGAATATGAAGAAGTTCTCAAACCGCTATTTTCTCACTCTCAAGCACGTAAATACCTTACAGAGTTTTCTGAAGAAGATATTCGTGAAATTCATAACGAGGCTCAGAAGTTATTATTCAGAGAATTATATTAA